The DNA region CTGGTGCTTTTTCACTGCAAATCTGTTAACACTAAAGGATTCATGGAGCTAGAACACCAGAAAACAGCTTTGTTCTTCCCATTTCCCTAACATTAGATGTGAAAATGCCAAACtaaaaaccatttttttaaaaatcattacttTGGCATCATTTATTCtggataattttataatatgctTATCCTATGGCAGTTAAGCAGACTTTCATTTAGCTGTGAGAACTCATTCAAACTTGCTAAAGAAACTATGATAAAATTATAGTTAGGTGGGAAGAATGCCCGTAAGATAACTTTTTATAAATTTGTCAGTTTTCAGTTCCAGCAACCTTAAAGATTCCACTAAAGCCTATTCATTAAGCATTTAGTAGTTGTCAGAAACTATTAAATGgggtgggaaaaataaaagagacaatccatGCTGATAAATAGATGCATTTAATGATACATTACTCTTCACAGAGAAGGCTAAAGGCCTTTAAACTATAACCCAGGAATACACAATCATGCAACACAGACCAATTAGCCAGGTCTAAAATAACCTGGCTTCTAACTACACCTACCCTGTAAATACTACAGCCCTTTTTCTGCCCTTCTTCCCTCCAAAATGACCCTGTAACTCACATGAAATCAGCCACTATGGGGGAACCAGAAACCTAGCTGTGTGTGTggccaaaaggaaaaaacaaaggaaaaataattcagTGGTTAGTTGGTGAAAGCATGAAGTCAGGGACCCTTCACTGTGCTGCTTTGGTCTTCTTGCTCTTGCTCTTTTTGTCCCTCTTCTTCAGCCCATCCATGTTGGCTCTCAACAGACTTGAATAAGCCTGAAAAACAGAGCATGGCCTTAATGGAAAGGGTTACCAACTAGTGAAGCAGCTGCCCCACTTCCATAATGAATTTAGGGTAGCCAAAATCAGAAAGTCTACCtgataaaaaatataattctatGGGGCAATTGCATTTTaaggaaaaaggtaaagaaaacaCTTTCACATTTTAGCAGCTTTTGCAACACTCACCCACAGCAAGTTATACctttttagctttgttttgttttgctttgggtttttgtggggttttttgtatttatttatttcctctcccccctttgtggcttgcttgctgtctgttctctgtgtccgtccctgcattcttctgtgttttttgcttgtctccctttttgttttgtcaccttgctgagtcagcaccctgtggcgcttgcaggccgggcagcactctgcagtgtgtgggtgggcctgtcttcacaaggaggccccaggaagcgaactcaggccctcccatatggtagacgggagcccaactgattgagccacagctgcttccctgttctgctttgtttttaacaCAAAAAGGGAAAACTGCAGACAATTTTTTGTTCAGCTATACTATAGGTAGAGGGTTATCAGAAGCCTAAGGCAACAAAATGTAGTCTTTTAAACTAGAATAAAGACAGTGTTGATGCTGGAAGCAGAATTCACAGCCTGGCAGCTTTCCATTTGTAAAATATTGGTAAAATATAACAAGGGGGAGAGTGAACCCAAATATCAATCTTAACTCAGTGTTCAATATTATGCCAACTCCTGCCCTGAGAAGGGGACATAGGGAACACCATCACAACTCACCATCTGAAACTTATTAACTTCTTTGGAGCTCACCTGGAAAAGAAGGTAAAAAGAGATAATTTCCGTTATCCATACAGGAATCCCCTGCCCCAACCCAGATGATCTCCAAAAGCTTCATGAAGACAACACCCTAATCCTTCAAATTTAGAATTCCCCAACTTCAGGAGTCATATACACTAAAGGCCACTTTCCTATGCCTGAGAAACAAAGTAGCTCTGTACCTTTTCCCACACAACTGAAAACTGCACCCAAATGGAAAAGAGCAAAAAGCAGGTTCCTATAGAAGCTTCGCTTCTTATCCCATGGGAACCTCTTCCATGTTTTGCATCGTATTTTCTCCCTAGGGTCTGAGAAACCTGAGGCTTTCTCAGCGTTAAATTGTTGTGCAAGATACATTTAAACCATTCCATCATCATATTTTAAACCTGCCTTCCATTCAGGCCAATTTTAGCATAATACAAGCTACCATAATAAGAGAAATTCTACTCTGAAGAAGATtccttaggtttttttttaataacttttaagaCTTTATTAGCTTGCTCCACtgtaaaaatttttatcaagagaACTTGTAAAGGGAGACTTATCAACTACATCTCCTGAATGTCCTATTGTAATGTGACTGGAGGCAGTCCAGATCTGGGCTAGCAGGAGACAGTACTCAGAATCCAGGGAGTCTCCTGCTTTGTCATATTCAACCTCCACCTTGAAAGGGAAGACTAGAGCTCTTGACTAAATGTATATTCTCTCAGTCTAACACATAGCTACATATTTGCAGCGTGAACCACAAATACTGGAATACAGCTTAAGAGCATCATCTGTTCACTAACCCCagcacagaaaaggaaaaaggaattgaAAATTTATGTCAACTGCTACTCAAAGTAGGGATAAGGACTAATATGCTAATTTTATTTCTACAACTATTTTAGAACAAAAAAGtgacctctttttttctttttaattctgttaTTGGGGTTTCTATTAAAGTGATAAAGAAAGATCCTGGTCTGGTAATAGCTGGGGAGCAACTCGCTTACTAGTTCTTGGcagagaaagggggagtctgGCTCAGTCAGGCCCCATCCTCAAAGTTAAACTCATCTTTAAACTCCAAGATTGGAGGGTTAGGAATCCGGCTCACCACAGTGCTGATCTTCTTTTTCCCATCAGTAGCTCTTAATAGGCACTTGTTGTCAGAGGGCTCAAAGCCCTCCACGGTACCCTTCCTTGGAATGGGTTTAGTTCGACCATCATCTGCATTAAAAATACATCCTGGTGAACACGGCCATACATGAACAGGtagacaaaaattaataaaatggtgGGGAAGGGATACTTAGAATTTACCGGCTCTATCTAATTTCTATTATCATCCCTTATCGCTGTCGGTTTGGCCAAACCTTACAGAACTATATATACCATCTCCACTCTGGAAACATTGTAACATCAAACCGATTAAATCAAGTAGTAGCGGAGTTTAGGATCCTTGTCAAAAGAACAACCCAGACATGCTTGGGGAGTAGGGGGCACACCAGCCACAATTCTCCATTTTCTGAGCCCTGAATGTGCCCAGAACAGGGTAAATGAAGGTAGGGGGAGGCGGGGATCCGAGGCAGATTCCGCCTGTGGCTCCCAGACATTGGAGACCCGGGCGAGGGAATCGTTTGGCTTCCAGGGCGCCCGCCCCAACTTCCTTCCGGCCTTGTCGAGAAGACTGCTGCTTA from Dasypus novemcinctus isolate mDasNov1 chromosome 3, mDasNov1.1.hap2, whole genome shotgun sequence includes:
- the SRP14 gene encoding signal recognition particle 14 kDa protein isoform X1, which produces MVLLESEQFLTELTRLFQKCRLSGSVFITLKKYDGRTKPIPRKGTVEGFEPSDNKCLLRATDGKKKISTVVSSKEVNKFQMAYSSLLRANMDGLKKRDKKSKSKKTKAAQ
- the SRP14 gene encoding signal recognition particle 14 kDa protein isoform X2, with protein sequence MVLLESEQFLTELTRLFQKCRLSGSVFITLKKYDGRTKPIPRKGTVEGFEPSDNKCLLRATDGKKKISTVVSSKEVNKFQMETKETLTHVPVFHTAS